The window TATGGTTGTCTAAAATGAAATCAGGTTGGGGTGGTGTGTGAAACTACCATTACCCCAACCAACGCCTTTTTAGGAGTGGGAGTGGGTGAAGACGAAAAAAGTCTTTAAAATGGCTCCGTGGGATATTTGGGTGAAATTTTCAACTGGGTTACTCATCCTTCTGTTTCTGTATTTTCTGTATTTATTGGGCCAATCAGTTTTGCACCTCACTCATTTTGGTCGTGAGCTACACCCGATGGATTTTACTGCTGCTGGGATCGTAGGTGGGGTATTATTGCTCCTTTATGTTTTTAGCCCGCGCAGATATATTGTCGATGCGGAACAACTAGTTATAAAAAGAGCGGTATGGTCAATCTCTATTCCTTACAATAACATCCTTGTTATAGAAGCAACGGACAATGCAGGGATTTTGTGGTGGTGGTGGGTTGTTTTGGGTAACAACGGCTTTACAAGTTATTGGGGATTATTTCTTGGAGTAGGCGAGGGTGAAATGAGGTGGGTGAGAGTGTATGCCACAAATCTTAAACGAATGGTTCGGGTTAAGACTGCCGACGGCAAAAAAACATACTATCTTTCCCCCGCCGATCCGGAAAAATTTGTCGTCGCCATTAAAGAACACCTGCGCTGATGGTTTCATCTGGGTTCTTATGCTCTTAGAGAAGAGGAGCGAAGGATTTCTTGAGCAAAACCTTTAAAATGGCCCCTTGGGGTGCTGGCGTGAAGATTATTACTTGTTTCGTTGGGTGTCTGCTTCAGATAGTACTTATTGTCCCCCCTTGCTACCCAACTCCAGTCGAACCGGAGGACTTCGTCAAAACTGTAAAGCAACATTTGGCCTGAGCGGTTCATATGCTTGATTTTGGCGTGATTCCACACAGTTTAGCTTTTCTTCTGACCTACAATTGTAACTTTTTGTGTGATCATTGTTCTGTTTCCGTCGGGCCGGATCGCCGGGAAGTGCTGGCAGCGGATGATATGTGGCAGGTCATAGAACAGGCTTATATTCTGCCGTCTATTCGGGTGGCGGTTTTCACGGGCGGCGAGCCCACTCTTCACCCGGATCTCCTGCAGGAGGGGATAAAACTGGCGCGAGAAAAAGGATTAATTACCCGCTTGGTGACCAACGCCTGGTGGGCCGAAACCGGAAAAGGCGTATGATTTCCTGCAAAATCTCCGGGCGGCGGGTCTGGATGATTTTCACCTGCC is drawn from Candidatus Desulforudis audaxviator MP104C and contains these coding sequences:
- a CDS encoding radical SAM protein, whose product is MLDFGVIPHSLAFLLTYNCNFLCDHCSVSVGPDRREVLAADDMWQVIEQAYILPSIRVAVFTGGEPTLHPDLLQEGIKLAREKGLITRLVTNAWWAETGKGV
- a CDS encoding PH domain-containing protein, with amino-acid sequence MKTKKVFKMAPWDIWVKFSTGLLILLFLYFLYLLGQSVLHLTHFGRELHPMDFTAAGIVGGVLLLLYVFSPRRYIVDAEQLVIKRAVWSISIPYNNILVIEATDNAGILWWWWVVLGNNGFTSYWGLFLGVGEGEMRWVRVYATNLKRMVRVKTADGKKTYYLSPADPEKFVVAIKEHLR